Proteins encoded in a region of the Ursus arctos isolate Adak ecotype North America unplaced genomic scaffold, UrsArc2.0 scaffold_2, whole genome shotgun sequence genome:
- the NAGPA gene encoding N-acetylglucosamine-1-phosphodiester alpha-N-acetylglucosaminidase isoform X1, with protein sequence MAASMGRWLIFLLALLGFLREATSGVDWGASRDDDLLLPYSRARARSARDCSRVRAGSLEHESWPPTPATPGTRGPAVRTFVSHFADRAVSGHLTRVAEPLRTFSVLEPGGSGGCASRRRATVEETARAAGCRVAQNGGFFRMDSGECLGNVVSDGRRVSSAGGLQNAQFGIRRDGTLVTGYLSEEEVLDNENPFVQLLSGVVWLIRNGSVYINESQAAECDETQETGSFSKFVNVMSARTAVGHDRKGQLVLFHADGQTEQRGINLWEMAEFLLKQDVVNAINLDGGGSATFVLNGTLASYPSDHCQDNMWRCPRHVATVVCVHEPRCQPPDCSGHGTCVEGRCQCTGHFWQGVACNELDCGPANCSQHGLCTETGCRCEAGWTGSNCSEACSNGSFGEDCAMKCWCQNGAACDPVRGTCTCPPGFIGDTCEHECPLGWHGPGCRRPCKCEHQCPCDPQTGNCSLAQAPALNSILSQVKQCLLSSETTLRTGEVSLLTGTTWLALTLALVFLLLISMVANVSLLLGSRAERSRHLDGAYVYHPLQEMNGELLASEKEQPGDAHNPFKD encoded by the exons ATGGCGGCCTCCATGGGTCGCTGGCTTATCTTCCTCCTTGCGCTGCTCGGCTTCCTCCGGGAGGCGACCAGCGGCGTTGACTGGGG GGCCTCCCGCGACGACGACTTGCTGTTGCCCTACTCCCGCGCACGCGCGCGCTCCGCGCGGGACTGCTCAAGGGTGCGCGCCGGCAGCCTCGAGCACGAAAGCTGGCCACCTACCCCGGCGACCCCCGGCACCCGCGGCCCAGCGGTACGCACCTTCGTGTCGCATTTCGCGGACCGCGCGGTGTCTGGCCACCTGACGCGAGTGGCAGAGCCCCTGCGCACCTTCTCGGTGCTGGAGCCCGGTGGGTCCGGCGGCTGCGCTTCCAGGCGCCGCGCCACCGTGGAGGAAACGGCGCGGGCGGCCGGCTGCAGAGTCGCCCAGAACGGCGGCTTCTTCCGCATGGACTCGGGCGAGTGCCTGGGAAACGTGGTGAGCGACGGGCGCCGGGTGAGCAGCGCCGGGGGGCTGCAGAACGCGCAGTTCGGGATCCGCCGCGACGGGACCCTGGTCACCGG gtacctgtctgaggaggaggtGCTGGACAATGAGAATCCATTTGTGCAGCTGCTGAGTGGGGTCGTGTGGCTGATCCGCAATGGAAGTGTGTACATCAACGAAAGCCAGGCGGCCGAGTGTGATGAGACGCAGGAGACAG GTTCGTTTAGCAAATTTGTGAATGTGATGTCAGCCAGGACAGCTGTGGGACATGACCGGAAAGGGCAGCTGGTGCTCTTCCATGCAGACGGGCAGACGGAGCAGCGGGG CATTAACCTATGGGAGATGGCAGAGTTCTTGCTGAAACAGGACGTGGTCAACGCCATCAACCTGGATGGAGGGGGCTCCGCCACCTTCGTGCTCAATGGTACCTTGGCCAGTTACCCATCAGATCACTG CCAGGACAACATGTGGCGCTGTCCACGCCATGTGGCTACTGTGGTGTGTGTGCACGAGCCCCGCTGCCAGCCACCTGACTGCAGTGGCCACGGGACCTGTGTGGAGGGGCGATGCCAGTGCACGGGGCACTTCTGGCAGGGCGTGGCCTGCAACGAGCTGGACTGTGGCCCCGCCAACTGCAGCCAGCACGGGCTTTGCACAGAGA CTGGCTGCCGCTGTGAAGCTGGATGGACAGGGTCCAACTGCAGTGAAG CTTGCAGCAACGGCTCCTTTGGGGAGGACTGTGCCATGAAGTGCTGGTGTCAGAACGGAGCTGCCTGTGACCCGGTCCGGGGGACCTGCACCTGTCCTCCTGGCTTCATTGGGGACACCTGTGAGCACG AGTGCCCCCTCGGCTGGCACGGGCCAGGCTGCCGGAGGCCTTGCAAGTGTGAGCACCAGTGTCCCTGTGACCCCCAGACTGGCAACTGCAGCCTGGCCCAGGCACCAGCCCTTAACAGCATCCTCTCCCAAG TGAAGCAGTGTCTCCTGTCATCCGAGACCACCCTGAGAACAGGAGAAGTCTCCCTTCTCACTGG GACCACCTGGCTGGCCCTCACCCTGGCCCTAGTTTTCCTTCTGCTGATCAGCATGGTGGCGAACGTGTCCTTGCTCCTTGGCTCAAGAGCGGAGCGGAGCCGGCACCTGGATGGGGCCTACGTTTACCACCCACTGCAGGAGATGAATGGGGAGCTCCTGGCCTCGGAGAAGGAACAGCCGGGTGATGCCCACAACCCCTTTAAGGACTGA
- the NAGPA gene encoding N-acetylglucosamine-1-phosphodiester alpha-N-acetylglucosaminidase isoform X2 — MAASMGRWLIFLLALLGFLREATSGVDWGASRDDDLLLPYSRARARSARDCSRVRAGSLEHESWPPTPATPGTRGPAVRTFVSHFADRAVSGHLTRVAEPLRTFSVLEPGGSGGCASRRRATVEETARAAGCRVAQNGGFFRMDSGECLGNVVSDGRRVSSAGGLQNAQFGIRRDGTLVTGYLSEEEVLDNENPFVQLLSGVVWLIRNGSVYINESQAAECDETQETGSFSKFVNVMSARTAVGHDRKGQLVLFHADGQTEQRGINLWEMAEFLLKQDVVNAINLDGGGSATFVLNGTLASYPSDHCQDNMWRCPRHVATVVCVHEPRCQPPDCSGHGTCVEGRCQCTGHFWQGVACNELDCGPANCSQHGLCTETGCRCEAGWTGSNCSEACSNGSFGEDCAMKCWCQNGAACDPVRGTCTCPPGFIGDTCEHECPLGWHGPGCRRPCKCEHQCPCDPQTGNCSLAQAPALNSILSQVKQCLLSSETTLRTGEVSLLTGSHLMAQLWVPAQPHPRWRWGSGMGMNEKLLAMS; from the exons ATGGCGGCCTCCATGGGTCGCTGGCTTATCTTCCTCCTTGCGCTGCTCGGCTTCCTCCGGGAGGCGACCAGCGGCGTTGACTGGGG GGCCTCCCGCGACGACGACTTGCTGTTGCCCTACTCCCGCGCACGCGCGCGCTCCGCGCGGGACTGCTCAAGGGTGCGCGCCGGCAGCCTCGAGCACGAAAGCTGGCCACCTACCCCGGCGACCCCCGGCACCCGCGGCCCAGCGGTACGCACCTTCGTGTCGCATTTCGCGGACCGCGCGGTGTCTGGCCACCTGACGCGAGTGGCAGAGCCCCTGCGCACCTTCTCGGTGCTGGAGCCCGGTGGGTCCGGCGGCTGCGCTTCCAGGCGCCGCGCCACCGTGGAGGAAACGGCGCGGGCGGCCGGCTGCAGAGTCGCCCAGAACGGCGGCTTCTTCCGCATGGACTCGGGCGAGTGCCTGGGAAACGTGGTGAGCGACGGGCGCCGGGTGAGCAGCGCCGGGGGGCTGCAGAACGCGCAGTTCGGGATCCGCCGCGACGGGACCCTGGTCACCGG gtacctgtctgaggaggaggtGCTGGACAATGAGAATCCATTTGTGCAGCTGCTGAGTGGGGTCGTGTGGCTGATCCGCAATGGAAGTGTGTACATCAACGAAAGCCAGGCGGCCGAGTGTGATGAGACGCAGGAGACAG GTTCGTTTAGCAAATTTGTGAATGTGATGTCAGCCAGGACAGCTGTGGGACATGACCGGAAAGGGCAGCTGGTGCTCTTCCATGCAGACGGGCAGACGGAGCAGCGGGG CATTAACCTATGGGAGATGGCAGAGTTCTTGCTGAAACAGGACGTGGTCAACGCCATCAACCTGGATGGAGGGGGCTCCGCCACCTTCGTGCTCAATGGTACCTTGGCCAGTTACCCATCAGATCACTG CCAGGACAACATGTGGCGCTGTCCACGCCATGTGGCTACTGTGGTGTGTGTGCACGAGCCCCGCTGCCAGCCACCTGACTGCAGTGGCCACGGGACCTGTGTGGAGGGGCGATGCCAGTGCACGGGGCACTTCTGGCAGGGCGTGGCCTGCAACGAGCTGGACTGTGGCCCCGCCAACTGCAGCCAGCACGGGCTTTGCACAGAGA CTGGCTGCCGCTGTGAAGCTGGATGGACAGGGTCCAACTGCAGTGAAG CTTGCAGCAACGGCTCCTTTGGGGAGGACTGTGCCATGAAGTGCTGGTGTCAGAACGGAGCTGCCTGTGACCCGGTCCGGGGGACCTGCACCTGTCCTCCTGGCTTCATTGGGGACACCTGTGAGCACG AGTGCCCCCTCGGCTGGCACGGGCCAGGCTGCCGGAGGCCTTGCAAGTGTGAGCACCAGTGTCCCTGTGACCCCCAGACTGGCAACTGCAGCCTGGCCCAGGCACCAGCCCTTAACAGCATCCTCTCCCAAG TGAAGCAGTGTCTCCTGTCATCCGAGACCACCCTGAGAACAGGAGAAGTCTCCCTTCTCACTGG TTCTCACCTCATGGCCCAGCTCTGGGTGCCGGCCCAGCCCCACCCACGTTGGAGGTGGGGATCAGGTATGGGTATGAATGAAAAGCTCCTGGCGATGTCCTAG